The genomic window GTCCTCCAGGATGATCGACGCGGACTTGCCGCCCAGTTCGAGGCTGACGCGCTTGAGCTGCTCCCCGGCGACAGCGGCGATGCGGCGGCCGGCCGCGGTCGATCCGGTGAAAGCGATCTTGTCCACATCGGCATGGGACACCAGGTACTCGCTCGTTTCCCGTCCGGCGGGCAGGATGCTCACCACGCCCTCCGGGAAGCCGGCCTCGGTGAAGAGCTCGCCGAGCAGCAAGCCGTCGAGGGATGTTTCCGGTGAGACTTTCAGGATGACGGTGCACCCGGCCAGCAGCGCAGGGATCAGCTTGACCAGGGCCGACTGGTGCGGCGCGTTCCACGGTATGACCGCCGCCACGACGCCGACGGGCTCACGCCGCACCACCGCCTCGGAACCCAGGGACGTGCGGACACGCTTCTCCCAGGCATAGCCGGATGCCGCCCGCACGAAGGCGTCGGTCTGCTCGGCCAGCGAGGTCTGCAAAGCGCTGGTGAACCAGCTGGCCGAGCCGTTCTCGGACGTGACCAGGTCGGCGATCTCCTGCGAACGCGCGGCGTGAAGTTCGTTGAACCGAGACACGAGGGCGCTGCGCTCCGCCGGCGGCAGACTGGGCCACGGACCGTCGTCGAATGCCTTGCGGGCTGCCGCGACTGCCAGATCGACGTCTGCCGGAGAGGCTTGGGCCGCCAGCCCGACGAGGGACTGGTCGTGAGGTGAGCAGATTTTGAGCAGCTCACCGTCGACAGGAGCGGTCCAGTGTCCGCCGATGTAGAGCTTGTCGTAAGTGATCAAAGCAGTTCCATTTTCAAGTAAGTAATTAGCTTCTTACTTACTTGACCGTACGTCGCCGTGGCACACTGGTCAAGTAACTACCTACTTACATTGGAGTCAGGGTGGCGCGAAACGCACAGGAGACGCAGAGCAGGATCCTGGAGGCGGCAACGGAGGAGTTCGCGCGCCACGGCATCGCCGGCGCGCGTGTCGACCGCATCACTCGGGCAGCCGGCGTGAACGGTGCTCTGCTGTACCGGTACTTCGGCAGCAAGCTCAACCTCTTCGACGCTGTCTACAGCGACCTGGTGACCGATCTGGTGCGGGATGTCCCCCTGAACCCGGCCGACCTGGTCGGCTACGTCGACCGTCTCCTGGACTACTACGCCGAACACCCGGACGTCGTCCGTCTGGCGGCCTGGCGACAGCTTGAGCGCCCCGACCAGGAGCTTCCCGACGTTGTGGTGGCCGCGCAGCATGACAAGATCGAGCGCATCCGCGACGCCCAGGCGCATGGCGTGCTACCCGGCACCCTGTCGGCCGACGAGCTCCTCAACCTCCTGCTCACGCTGTCCCTGAGCGGCACACCGCTGACCCCTGGCGCCGAGGCCACGGGGCAACCGGTTCGGCGTTCCGCGATCCTCGCGGCCGTCGGGCTCCTAGTGCACGCCCAGTGAGCACGCGTGCCCTCACACCGCCTGCGCGTCCACTGGAGAAGACGGGCGGGGCCGAGTGTCTGCTCTCGCCCGTGGAGGCTGCTGGCGGGCCGGTGGCACCGAGCCGGCCGCCGACTACCCCGGCAGGCCGGTCGGGTGGGCCGCGGGGGTCCACCCGACCCGAGCGTGGCGCAACAAGGGAAAGCACAGGGTGCCGGTGGCAGCAGCCGGTCCCCGCCGGTGAGCTGCTGACCCTCCGCCTGGCCCTTCTTGCAGGTTTCGCCGATCAGCTGGTCGTCCACCCGCTGGACCGCCTCCGGCCCAGCCGCCCCGGCGATCCGGGCCCGGCTGTGTTCCTGCTGGTCATCGGCGCATCTTCCATGATCGGGAATTACATGTTGTCGTGTTGTTCGATCTACAGTCCCGCCGGGATCCCCGGCGGGCGGGGAGCGGAGCCGGGTGCGGCCGCACCACGACCGAATGTCCGCAACCCGCCGCAAGGGGTGTTGACCTTTTCCGCGCTCACGAGTGTTTCTGGCCTCAGGCTTTCACGAGACAGGGTGTCCGAGGCTTGATCAAAAACGCGAGAAAGCCTATCGGGTTCTATCCGCGTGTCCGTGTCGAGGGCGGCGGGCGTGGGGTGGTCTCGCAGGCAGGGGCCGTGTTGCTGGTGGAGACGGTTCGCAAGATTGGTTTGGACCGGGAGATATCGGCGGCGCTGGCGCCGTGGCGGCGCCTGCGGGCGGTACACGATCCGGGGAAGATCCTGCTGGATGTCGCCTTGGCGGTCGCGCTGGGTGGAGACTGCCTGGCCGATGTGGGGATGCTGCGGGCTGAGCCCGGCGTGTTCGGGCCGGTGGCCTCCGATCCGACGGTGTCCCGGCTGATCGACACCCTGGCCGCGGCCGGCCCGAAGGCCCTGACCGCGATCCGCGCGGCCCGCGCCGTCGTGCGTGAGCGCGTCTGGAAACTGGCCGGGGCCGCCGCGCCGGACGCGGGCGGTCAGGTCGTCGTGGACCTGGACGGGGTACTGGTGTTGGCCCACTCCGACAAGCAGGACGCGGCCGCGACGTGGAAGAAGACATACGGCACCACCCGCTGATGGGGTTCGTGGACCACGGCCGCGGTGGCACGGGGGAGCCGGTGGTCGCTGTGCTGCGACCCGGGAACGCCGGCTCCAACACCGCCGTCGACCATATCGCCGCCACCCGCATCGCCCTGGCCCAACTCCCCAGGCGGCACCGGCGGGGCCGGTCCACGCTCGTCCGCACGGACTCAGCAGGTGGGACGCACGAGTTCGTGGGCTGGCTCGCCCAGCGGGGAAGGTGGCTGTCGTATTCGGTCGGCATGACCGTTACCGACGCCGTTCACCAGGCCGTGCTGCAGGTCCCGGCCTTGGCCTGGGCCCCGGCCGTCGAACCCGACGGCCAGATCCGTGACGGCGCCTGGGTCGCCGAACTCGACGGTGACCCGCTCAAGGGCTGGCCAGCGGGGATGCGGCTGATCGTCCGCAAGGAACGGCCCCATCCCGGTGCCCAGTTGCGGTTCACCGACGCCGACGGCCTGCGTCTGACCTGTTTCGCGACCAACACCCCGGGCCAGGCCATCGCCGCACTCGAACTGCGGCACCGCCAGCGGGCCCGGGCCGAGGACCGCATCCGCAACGCGCGTGCCACCGGCCTGCGCAACCTGCCCCTGCACGACACCGCACAGAACCAGGTCTGGCTGGAGATCGTCCAGCTCGCACTCGACCTCCTCGCGTGGATGCCGATGCTCGCCCTGACCGGCAAACCCCGCCTCTGGGAAC from Streptomyces sp. NBC_01341 includes these protein-coding regions:
- a CDS encoding aldehyde dehydrogenase; translation: MITYDKLYIGGHWTAPVDGELLKICSPHDQSLVGLAAQASPADVDLAVAAARKAFDDGPWPSLPPAERSALVSRFNELHAARSQEIADLVTSENGSASWFTSALQTSLAEQTDAFVRAASGYAWEKRVRTSLGSEAVVRREPVGVVAAVIPWNAPHQSALVKLIPALLAGCTVILKVSPETSLDGLLLGELFTEAGFPEGVVSILPAGRETSEYLVSHADVDKIAFTGSTAAGRRIAAVAGEQLKRVSLELGGKSASIILEDADVAAVAEGVKYTSFANNGESCVSHTRILAPRSRYEEIVAALATMAEGIKVGDPRDPQTFVGPMVRADQRQRIAAYISLGLEEGARLVAGGPGTPEGLETGHYVRPTVFADVDNSMRVAQEEIFGPVLVVIPYQDEDDAVRIANDSPYGLSGGVWTSSEERGLAVARRIRTGTFTVNGAPLSFETPFGGFKASGLGREFGTAGLAQYVEQKTIAL
- a CDS encoding TetR/AcrR family transcriptional regulator, which codes for MARNAQETQSRILEAATEEFARHGIAGARVDRITRAAGVNGALLYRYFGSKLNLFDAVYSDLVTDLVRDVPLNPADLVGYVDRLLDYYAEHPDVVRLAAWRQLERPDQELPDVVVAAQHDKIERIRDAQAHGVLPGTLSADELLNLLLTLSLSGTPLTPGAEATGQPVRRSAILAAVGLLVHAQ